Proteins from a genomic interval of Oncorhynchus gorbuscha isolate QuinsamMale2020 ecotype Even-year unplaced genomic scaffold, OgorEven_v1.0 Un_scaffold_3412, whole genome shotgun sequence:
- the LOC124017848 gene encoding NADH-ubiquinone oxidoreductase chain 4-like, with protein MLVNLLVSVLVNMLVNTLVNLLVYVLVNMLVNVLVNLLVNVLVNVLVNILVNVLSNTLVNLLVYVLVSVLVNMLVNMLVNILVNMLVNVRVNTLVNLLVYMLVNVLVNMLFNMLVNMLVNILVNMLVNVRVNTLVNLLVYMLVNVLVNMLFNMLVNMLVNILVNMLVNILVNILVNMLVNVRVNTLVNLLVYMLVNVLVNMLFNMLVNMLVNILVNMLFNMLVNMLVNILVNMLFNMLVNMLFNMLVYMLVNLLVYMLVNVLVNMLFNMLVNMLVNILVNMLFNMLVNMLVNILVNVLFNMLVNMLVNILVNMLFNMLVNMLFNMLVNILVIRRLQHLLIVGMSIS; from the coding sequence ATGCTGGTCAACCTGCTGGTCAGCGTGCTGGTCAACATGCTGGTCAACACGCTGGTCAACTTGCTGGTCTACGTGCTGGTCAACATGCTGGTAAACGTGCTGGTCAACTTGCTGGTCAACGTACTAGTCAATGTGCTGGTCAACATTCTGGTCAACGTCTTGTCCAACACGCTGGTCAACTTGCTGGTCTACGTGCTGGTCAGCGTGCTGGTCAACATGCTGGTCAACATGCTGGTCAACATACTAGTCAACATGCTGGTCAACGTGCGGGTCAACACGCTGGTCAACTTGCTGGTCTACATGCTGGTCAACGTGCTGGTCAACATGCTGTTCAACATGCTGGTCAACATGCTGGTCAACATACTAGTCAACATGCTGGTCAACGTGCGGGTCAACACGCTGGTCAACTTGCTGGTCTACATGCTGGTCAACGTGCTGGTCAACATGCTGTTCAACATGCTGGTCAACATGCTGGTCAACATACTAGTCAACATGCTGGTCAACATACTAGTCAACATACTAGTCAACATGCTGGTCAACGTGCGGGTCAACACGCTGGTCAACTTGCTGGTCTACATGCTGGTCAACGTGCTGGTCAACATGCTGTTCAACATGCTGGTCAACATGCTAGTCAACATACTAGTCAACATGCTGTTCAACATGCTGGTCAACATGCTGGTCAACATACTAGTCAACATGCTGTTCAACATGCTAGTCAACATGCTGTTCAACATGCTGGTCTACATGCTGGTCAACTTGCTGGTCTACATGCTGGTCAACGTGCTGGTCAACATGCTGTTCAACATGCTGGTCAACATGCTGGTCAACATACTAGTCAACATGCTGTTCAACATGCTGGTCAACATGCTGGTCAACATACTAGTCAACGTGCTGTTCAACATGCTGGTCAACATGCTGGTCAACATACTAGTCAACATGCTGTTCAACATGCTAGTCAACATGCTGTTCAACATGCTGGTCAACATCCTGGTCATAAGGAGATTGCAACATTTATTGATAGTTGGCATGAGCATTTCATAG